The bacterium genome includes the window TGACCACCATGCCGATCACCCGGTCGCCCGAGTCCAGGCGGACGCCGTGCACCCCATAGGCGGTGCGGCCCATCGGCCGGACTCTGTCCTCGTGGAAGCGGATCGCCATCCCCTGGCGCGTGGCCAGCACGATATCATTGGTGCCGTCGGTGATCTTGGCCCCGATCACCACATCGTCCTCGGGGATCTGGATCGCCCGGATGCCGGTGCGGCGCGGGTTGCTGAACGCCGAGAGCGGGGTTTTCTTGATCACGCCGCCACGGGTGGCCATGAACACGTACAGCCCGTCCTCGAAGTTGCGCACCGGCAGCATCGCGGCCACCCGGTCGCCCGGCTCGATGTCGATCAGGTTGACAATCGCCTTGCCCTGGGCGGTTCGTCCGGCCTGCGGTATCTCGTAGACCTTGAGCCAGAACAGGGAGCCTTTCTCGGTGATGTAGAGGATATAGTCGTGCGTGGAGGCGATGAACAGGTGCTCCAGGAAATCGGTCTCCCGCGTGGACTGGCCGCTCTTGCCCCGTCCGCCGCGCTCCTGGCGGCGGTAGGTGGTCACCGGCAGGCGCTTGATGTAGCCGAGGTGGCTGACCGTGATCACCATCTCCTCCTCGGCGATCAGGTCCTCCATGTTGAACTCACCCATGTCGTCCAGGATTTCGGTGCGGCGAGGGTCGCCGAATTTCTGCTTCATCTCGGCCAGCTCGTCCTTGATGATCTGCATGCGCAGTTCACGGCTGGCCAGGATGGACTTGAGCCGCTCGATGGTTTGGAGCAGCTCGGTGTACTCCTGCTCGATCTTGTCGCGCTCCAGGGCGGTCAGGCGGGCCAGGCGCAAGTCGAGGATGGCCTGGGCCTGGATCTCGCTCAGCCCGAACTGGGCCATCAGGCGCTCGCGGGCGCTGTTGGTATCGGCGCTGGAGCGGATCACCTGGATCACGGCGTCCAGATTGTCGATCGCGATCTTCAGGCCTTCCAGGATATGGGCGCGCTCCTCGGCTTTTCTGAGCTCGAATTTCGTACGCCGCGTGACCACATCGTGACGGTGGTCGATGAAATGCTGGATTATTTCCTTGAGGTTGAGCACGCACGGCACATTGTCCACCAGGGCGAGGAAAATGACGCCGAAAGTGGTCTGGAGCTGGGTCTTGGCGTAGAAATGGTTGAGCACCACCTCGGCCGAGGCGTCACGCTTGAGCTCCACCACGATCCGCATCCCGTCGCGGTCCGACTCGTCGCGGATGTCGGAGATACCCTCGACCTTCTTTTCCCGCACCAGGTCGGCCATGTCGGTGAGCAGCTTGCTCTTGTTGACCATGAACGGGATTTCGGAAATGATGATCGCTTCCTTGCCGCTGTTCTTGGTCTCGGTGAACGCCCTGGCGCGCAGGCGGATACGTCCCCGGCCGGTCTGGTAAGCCTCGACAATGCCGGAGCGGCCGTAGATGAACCCGCCGGTGGGGAAATCCGGCCCCGGGATGAAACCGAGGAGTTCATCGATCGTGATGTCGGGGTTGTCGATCTGGGCCACGCAGGCATCCACCACCTCGGAGATGTTGTGCGGGGGGATGTTGGTGGCCATGCCCACGGCGATGCCGCTGGAGCCGTTGATCAGCAGGTTGGGCAGCTTGGCCGGCAGCACAACCGGCTCCTGCAGGCGGTCATCGAAATTGGGCTGAAAATCGACCGTCTCCTTGTCGATATCGGTCAGGATCTCGACCGAGGCCTGCTGGAGGCGGCATTCGGTGTAACGGTAGGCCGCGGCCGGGTCGCCGTCGATGGAGCCGAAATTACCCTGGCCGTCCACCAGCGGGTAACGCAGGCTGAAATCCTGCACCATGCGCACCAGGGCATCGTAGACCGAGCTGTCTCCGTGCGGATGGTATTTACCCAGCACATCGCCCACGACGGTGGCGCTTTTCCTGAAAGCGCGGTTGGGCACCAGGCCCAGCTCGTGCATGGCGTAAAGGATGCGCCTGTGCAC containing:
- the gyrA gene encoding DNA gyrase subunit A, producing MAIEQQRERILPRFIEDEMKDSFINYSMSVIMSRALPDVKDGFKPVHRRILYAMHELGLVPNRAFRKSATVVGDVLGKYHPHGDSSVYDALVRMVQDFSLRYPLVDGQGNFGSIDGDPAAAYRYTECRLQQASVEILTDIDKETVDFQPNFDDRLQEPVVLPAKLPNLLINGSSGIAVGMATNIPPHNISEVVDACVAQIDNPDITIDELLGFIPGPDFPTGGFIYGRSGIVEAYQTGRGRIRLRARAFTETKNSGKEAIIISEIPFMVNKSKLLTDMADLVREKKVEGISDIRDESDRDGMRIVVELKRDASAEVVLNHFYAKTQLQTTFGVIFLALVDNVPCVLNLKEIIQHFIDHRHDVVTRRTKFELRKAEERAHILEGLKIAIDNLDAVIQVIRSSADTNSARERLMAQFGLSEIQAQAILDLRLARLTALERDKIEQEYTELLQTIERLKSILASRELRMQIIKDELAEMKQKFGDPRRTEILDDMGEFNMEDLIAEEEMVITVSHLGYIKRLPVTTYRRQERGGRGKSGQSTRETDFLEHLFIASTHDYILYITEKGSLFWLKVYEIPQAGRTAQGKAIVNLIDIEPGDRVAAMLPVRNFEDGLYVFMATRGGVIKKTPLSAFSNPRRTGIRAIQIPEDDVVIGAKITDGTNDIVLATRQGMAIRFHEDRVRPMGRTAYGVHGVRLDSGDRVIGMVVIKRESTLLVVSEKGQGKRSAVSDYRVTNRGGKGIITFRVGPRTGELVAIMDVVDDEELIMITQQGLIIRLRIASIKVTGRNTMGVRLINLSEGDRLVDVARIIPGEEENGDQQDLVATDTVEGSAPPRGGIIRPQSPEEDDQMESEAEFADDFEEENGNGDEDEI